AACACAGAAATTCTTGTTGTCGCTTCACCAAGTCGATCAAAGACGAAAGGTCTTTTATTGGGAGCAGTGACGTCatcttcaaaagttatatgattattactGGCCCTTCTTATGGAAATGCGAATTGGCAATGGTTGTCTATAACCTAGGCCTTCACGCACTTTCCTAGTTTTATCTTCTGGTGGGAGTTTCCCTAGCGCTGATGGCTCACTAGGGTTGTATCCTGCCTTCACAAATAACTTGTAGGCATTGGGATCAAAACCTTCTCTTGTGGGTTTTTTAGGGAGAGCCATATCTAGCACTTTATCTTGAGCGACTGACTTTTCAGGCAACTTCGAAGACAAGTTTATTGCATCAATCCGTCTGATAGGAAAAGTTAGCCCTCTTACTGCATTTTCTTCAGGGTTAGATGGTTGATCTTGTTTTTTCTTCGCTTTTGGAACATAGCAAAGCCTAgaagtcttcttcttctttgaagaCAGGATCTTCCCAACATTAATAATGGGACAAGAGTCTTTAGTGTCAATTTTCACCTTTTCGATAGCCGCATCAATTCTTTTTCTTGTGATCTTATCGATCTTGGTTGATTTGACGTCATTGGATTTGACCCCTTTAACAACATAACTTCTCAAATAGAATTTCGCATCCGCAAAGTGTGTTTCCACTTCACTGAAAGGTTTATCATCTGcaactatttttatttcaattcctccttcaagatatttcaaactTTGATATTAAGAAGATGAGACAATTCTATTCTCATGTACCCAAGGCCTGCCAAGTAATATATTGTATGATGTCTTTGCGTCAATCACATGCCTCCATGCGCTTGATCGCAAATCTCCCATGTGGATCTCTAATTTAATAGAGCCTATGGACCTCTGGCCGCCTTGATTAAATCCTTGTATCAATAGACGACTTTCACTAAGTTCCCCAGTCGTGATGCCAAGTTCCTTCAATGTGTAGATAGGAAAAATGTTGACTCTAGATCCTTCATCTATTAAGATtctatttatcttcttctctaGCACATGACCCACCATATACACAGGACGATTGTGTAGTGTTTCACCAAATAGAAGATCGTTATCTGTAAATGTGATTTTAGTATCACAGACATGTGCTTCTTGAGAAGAAAGTGCAATAGATTTTTCAGAAGATGAAAGAGACATCATTTCTGAGATTTCCCTTGTTTCTTTTTCATCTTCCCCAGGAGACACTTTTGGTGAGGATTCACTCGTTGTTCCTTCTTTTACTATAGGAGGCACCTTCATTGTTTGTTCTTTATCCACATTGAAACATGATGACTCGACATTTCCTTGAGTAGACTTTGTGTCAAACGAGCTTGGCAAGAATTCCTCTAGAGTCACAAGACGTCGAGGTTTTTGATAGTGATGCACTTCAACCTTTGCCCTTTTGGGGCGCTTGATTATTTTTGCTTCTCTGATTTCTTCACCCATTTTCCTCTAATCGGTTGCTCGGATAATTCTTTTTGTAAGCTTGACTTGTTGCATCTTCGCCTAGTTACAAGAATCCAACCCTCATCACCATCTATGGCAACGTCCTGTTCTACTGGCTCTTCTTTATGCTTTTCGGAGGTATATATTTGGACCGGATCCAGTGACCCAAACGTGATAGAGATCTGGTTAGAACTagccttctcatcatcaaggataattttattttcgttaGCCAATTGCATCACTTTATCCTTAAagacaaaacatttttcaagaggATGACTCACAAGTCTGTGATACTTGCAATAATTTGGGTCATCAGTTTTTCCAGCTTCTTCGGGTCGCTTCATCTCtggaaagtcagtgagctttaactcaagcaattcatcaaaaatttctGAAACGTCAGAGTCCAAGAAGGGATACTTTTTTCCTTGCATCTCCCTTAGCGTCGACTTTTGATTTGAACGTGCTTGGAATGTCGTTCTCACATTTTGTTTTACGCCCTTATTCCTGGTGAACTTTGCGGGTGACACATTTACACTCATGGATTCTTTGTTGTCATTTCTGGGCAGAAACTTGCTCTATCTCTTGGGTTCCTGCTTGTCCCTTCCTTTGTGAGGATCATGGACAATAGTCATATCTTTTCGGGCAGATGACATGCTCAACTTCATATCATGAGCGCGAGTAGCTAAATCCTCGAAAGATTTTGGTTTTATTCCTTGCAAGATGTAAAGAAGCTCCCAGTGCATTCCTTGAATGCACATTTCGATTGCAGAAGCTTCACTAAGCCTGTCCTTGAAAATTAGGCTCGCCTTCCTCCATcgatttatgaaatctatgacCGGTTCATCCTTCCTTTGACGATTATTCGTGAGTTCTACCATGCCCACCGTGCGCCTTGTGCTATAGAAGCGATTGAGAAACTCATGTTGTAGTTGCTCCCAACTATCAATAGAGTTAGGTTCGAGATATGTGTACCAATCAAAGGCATTTCCTTTTAGAGAGCGGACAAACTATTTTGACAAGATAGTCTCCATATGTTCCAGCATTATTACAAGTCTCCACGAAGTGCACGACATGTTGTTTTGGATTTTCTTTTCCcataaattgttgaaatttgggaggttgataaccagcaggcattttaaagttatcaatcCTAGCAGTGTATGGCTTACCATTCATATGAGAAGACTTGGTggagacttcatacttatcttTGATAGTGCCTTCAATAAACTTCTTCAAGCGATCGAGTGGGATCATTCCTTCAGAAGAAACTGGCATCTCTTTAACAAACGGGGCTTTGTTAGCAGGATCTTCGATTTCTTGAACTTCAATGCCCTTTCCAGGTGCATGGCTCGCATCTCCATCTAAAAGTCCTTCTATCTTGTCCATCAACTTGTCAATTCGAGATTCTTGGTGTTATACATGCTTCGTCAATCCTTCAACCAACTTCGTCAGATTTGCGAGTTGTTCCTCAGGAGAGGAAGCAACAGTCACCATTGTTTGCATGATCATCGGAGATGTAGGAGAGTAACATGGATTTTCGCGTAAGTTAATTTTCAGTAGACTCACGTTACACGATATACGTGGAGATGATTCGTAAGTTGAATCACAATTCTCTTTTGTGGTAGAGTTCTTGGAACAAGATTGCTCAAGTAGAGCCAAtgtcttcttgatcttttcagCAACACTACTTCCTCCTTCTAGAGCATTTGTAGAGGAACTTGCTCCTTTTGGAGTCGAAGACCCAAAAACAGGAGTTGACACAGACGACACTTGAAGCGTTTGTTGTCCTAGTGTAGCAGCCTTGCTTCTCGTAACAGCTCCAAAACTTCCAAAGGTAACACCAAGGATGTCTTCAACTTCAGTAGAGAACTTGGAGCTAGTGACCTTAGAGGCGGTTGATCGAGAGTTGTTTTTCATGGAAGTCATCTTGatattctttgacgtttgaaaagttgagatgagaggtagagattgtcccactgggcgtgccaaaatttgtagacaataaaatcgcgtcgagaaaacaataatcacgACCgtaaaattatagcaacaatcaattttattatttcaaatgcgagtgttacaatctctataattcctctgaattcgccttttcaaatataatttcaagggctttaaagcttgttcttgaattcggtgatcttgatcttgatcgttcttgaacttgaatgcttgaattcttaaacttgtagctttgtagagaattaaatgtCGTTTGTACCACGGaatttctctagcttcttgtttagaattttctctGACTCTTTcctgaattatgaggacccctatttatagttttagaatagaggagttgcgattggaataggattccgttcagccaatcagatttaagtgacatggcaTATGAgctttatggagcgggcttgtcatctttgacacatgtcatgattctattggttttattatttgacttggcatgccacatcatctgcACACGTGGCACCAAGATGGGCTCTAGAGTGAGATGGGATTAggtttaacaaattgggttcatccaatgtagcccaaatcaattaatttagactttaattaaatctGTATCtattggacttaaatatttaagtcaattatatcaatccataatatttatttggattaatatatttatgaattcaatataatccgaatcattttataaatttatatttaataaattttaaatgattacaatTGCATAAATACCCCCAAAATTGCCgaaaattcaacaaaaacacataaacaatatgaaaacgccttataaatttttgaattgcACCAACAACCTTAGAATATCGTGACCAGTAAAAGACAATAAAACTTTACTTTCCGTAACAGTCTCAATGGCAGAATATTACATAAATTCCCCAAAATGGCGaaaaacaaatcaagaaaagcaaataaatgatataaaaaCCCTAAAAGAATTTCTAATTGCACAAATAACCTTGGAATATCGTGACGAATAagagaataaaatattatttaattttgtaactAACTGAAAATGGTCGAATATTACGTAAATACCaccaaaatgaccaaaaattcaagaaaaatacataaaaaaatacaaaacaaacgcctcaaaatttttttgaattgcaccaatgaccttagaatattATAACGAATAAGTGAACAAAACATTACTGCTTTTTGTAACTGCCGAAAATGGCcaaatattatgtaaatgaccaaaaatgatcaaatattacgtaaatgctccaaaatcaccaaaaatcaagaaaatcacataaacaatacaaaaatcaagaaaacaccTAAACGATACAAAAATGCCTCAAAAATTTTCATCTTCTACCAATAATCTTAGAATATCGTGACGAATAAGAGAACGAAAGGTTACTTCTTTTCCTAACTGCAAGATAATGGCCGAATATTACATAAGTGCCCTCCAAAATGACTGAATAATCAAGAAAGATACATGAACAATATAAAAACATCTCATAAAAGTTTTGACTTAcaccaatgaccttagaatatcaTGACAAATAAGAGAAcgaaactttaattttttccgTAACTGCCTGAAAATGACCGAATATTACATAAATTCCCCAAAATgatcaaaaaatcaaaagaaaaacacatatacaatacaaataaatgCCTCAAAAAAATTGCGACTTGAGTCAATAATAACCTTAGGATATCATGACGAATAAGACAACaaaactttacttctttttgtAACTGCctgaaaattgatgaatattacATAAATGATCCAAAATGAccgaaaaatcaagaaaaacacaTAAGCATACAAAACGTTATAATATCGTGAGGATTATGAATACAAAACATTACTATTTTTCCTAACTACCCAAAAATGCCCGAATATATAGTAAATGCTCCAAAATGGACgaaaaaaaatcaagacaaACACATAAACAATCCAAAAAATGCTTCAAAAAATTTTCAACTTCCactaatgaaatgaaaatatcgTGATGAATGAGAGAAAaaaactttacttctttttgtAACTGCCTAAAAATGGTCGAATATTACGTAAATGACTCAAAATGGctgaaaaatcaataaaaatacataaacaataCATAAATGCCTTAAACAAATTTAACTTACACCAATGACCTTAGTATATCGTGATGAATACGAGAAAaaagtttttcttcttttcataCCTACTCGAAAATGGTTGAGTATTACGTAATGCCCCAAAATGGtcgaaaaatatagaaaaacatataaacaaaataaaaatggcTGAAAAGTTTACTTGCATcaatgaccttagaatatcgTGACAAATAAGAGACcaaaaatttactttattttgtaaCTGCCCGAAAATGGCCGAATATTACGTAAATGCCCCCAAAATGGTcgaaaatcaacaaaaacacaTAAACGATACAAAAAATGCATGTTTCGACTCTAACCGATTACCTTAGAATATAGtgacaaataagaaaataaaatgttgcTTTTATTCGTAAGTGTTCGAAAATGATAGAATATTACGTAAATGACCCAAAATGactgaaaaatcatgaaaaacacataaataatacaaaaaatgccTCAATTTTTTTGGTTGTCAACAATGATCTTGGAATATCATGacgaataagaaaataaaattttacttcttttccTAATTGTCTGAAAATGACCGAATATTATGTAAATGCCCTCAAATGGatgaaaaatcaataaaaacacataaacaatacaaaaaatgcCTCAAATTTTTTTGACTTGCGCCAGTGACGTTAGAATATGGTGACAATAAGAGAACAAAAATTTACTTCTTTTTGTTACTGCTTGAAAATGGCCGAATATTACTTAAATGCCcccaaaatggccaaaaatcaagaaaaacacataaacaataaaaaaacacctcaatttttttgatattctcTAAAAACCTTAGAATATCGTGACGAATGAAAAAATAAGactttacttttctttgtaACTGATCGAAAAAGAccaaatattatgtaaataccCCAAAATGGCaaaaaagatcaagaaaaacacataaacaataCACAAAACACCTCAAAGAAAAATTTGGCTTGCACCAATGACCTTTGAATATGGAGACGAATAAGAGAATAAAACTTTACTTGTTTTCGCAACTGTCCGAAAATGACCGAATATTACGTAAATAATCCGAAATggccaaaaatttaaaaagaaacgcctcaaaaaaattttgacttgcaccaatgaccttagaatattGTGAcgaataaaataacaaaaatttgcTTTTTTTCTTAACCGCCTGAAAATGGCTGAATATTACGTTAATGCCTCAAACTGGcctcaaattcaagaaaatcacataaataatacaaaaaatgcatcaatttttttatatgcaCCATTAACCATAGAATATCATGAcgaataaaagaataaaacttCACTTATTTTTGTAACTGCCCGTAAATGGTTTAATATTACGTAAATTCCCCAAAATGGacgaaaaatcaagaaaaacacataaacaatacaaaaaatgcaTATATAAATTTCGACTTGCACCAATGAGCTTAGAACATTGTGACAGTCCACTTTGAATATTCATAAAAGAATttgcaatattattttttgtcaagcttattattcaaatctttgcttaaataataaatactatatactataacacatattttttaaatttgtaatcACATGCAGCACACGtgtaaaaaacttttattttataaaagccCCGTAAATGCccagaataaataaaatatcaagaaaaagacataatcaatacaaaaagtgCCTCCAAAAAACTTTGACTTGCACCAATGACCTTATAATATCGTGATGAATAAGAGAACAAAACTTTACTTCTTTTCGTAATTGCGCAATAATGACCAAATATTAAGTAAATGCTGCAAAATTAtcgaaaaatcaagaaaacacataaaatacaaaaaaatgcataaaaatttgaCTTGCACCATTAACAATAGAATATCGTgatgaaataaaagaataaaactttatttttttcgtaATTGCATTATCTAAATgcccaaaaataaccaaaaaaatcaagaaagacACATAAACAATAAGAAAAAGGCTGAAAATTTTACAATATGAACCAATGACCTTTGAATATCGTGAcgaataaaagaacaaaacttTACTTCTCTTCATAAATGCCCGAAAATGACTGAATATCACATAAATGCCCCAAAATGgcgaaaaatcaagaaaaacacataaacaatacaaaaacacctcaataaaaaaatttcgaCTTGCCCCAATGACCTTTGAATATTGTGACAAATAAGAGAACAAAATTTTGCTTCTTTTCGTAACTGCCCGAAAATGACAGAATATTACGTAAATAcctaaaattgataaaaattaaagaaaaacatataaacaataagaaaaatgcctcacaaaaaattttgacttccaccaatgaccttagaatatcgtgacgaaaaaggacaaaaatttactttttgtaACTGCCTGAAATTGTCTCAATATTACGTTAATGAacgaaaaatcaagaaaaacacattaaaaagaacacaaaaaaatgcatcaat
This window of the Solanum pennellii chromosome 2, SPENNV200 genome carries:
- the LOC107009826 gene encoding uncharacterized protein LOC107009826 — encoded protein: MDKIEGLLDGDASHAPGKGIEVQEIEDPANKAPFVKEMPVSSEGMIPLDRLKKFIEGTIKDKYEVSTKSSHMNGNAFDWYTYLEPNSIDSWEQLQHEFLNRFYSTRRTVGMVELTNNRQRKDEPVIDFINRWRKASLIFKDRLSEASAIEMCIQGMHWELLYILQGIKPKSFEDLATRAHDMKLSMSSARKDMTIVHDPHKGRDKQEPKR